Sequence from the Ictalurus punctatus breed USDA103 chromosome 10, Coco_2.0, whole genome shotgun sequence genome:
TGAATACTGTCTGTTTAAATGAATATGTCTGTTTTAAATATAGTGATTCCTTGCCTTCTTCTGATGGCAGAATCTAAAGTCCAAGGAATATTGGTTGCTCCAAGCACCAGAATTCCCTCATTATCATTTCCAACACCTAcagttacaggaaaaaaaaaacgattagCCACGTAATATTTTCAGTCACTGAATGAAAAAACGCCAGCCCTGTCTAAACCCCTCGACTCCCcttgcatctggaccaggaacTCAGTCTTTATTCGACGAGCTGCTTCGCTCTCGTTATCAGACCTGGAGCCACACAGAGAGTCGATCTCGTCGATGAAGATGATGGAGGGTTTGTGTTGCCGAGCCAAGGTAAACAGGTTCTTCACCAatctggaggaggaagaagCAGAGATTATTAGGAGCTATGTTGTATGTACATGTTGCATGTACCACTACAGCTGGATTTCTACTTTTTCCTCATAAGGCATCCTGTTTATTCTTGTACATAATATTCAGGTTGCAGTGTGCCATGACCATGCTACTTAAACGTGCCGCTTTGATCAAGCGCAGTGCCAGGACTTacttctcactctctcccagCCATTTGGACACCAGATCGGAAGAGGAGATGGAGAAGAAGGTTGAGTTGTTGGCCTCAGTGGCCACTGCTTTAGCCAAGTACGATTTCCCTGTACCTGGAGGACCAAAAAGCAAGATCCCTCTCCATGGAGTTCTCTTTCCTGGGAGCGAGAGATTATAGGGTTACAATTTCAGCTCAAATATAAAGTAATACAAATAAACATAGAGGATCTGCTGCATGAGTAAAGGTGCAAACTAAACAGATTCTCAAACACTATTCAATTACTAAAAAAGTCTTGCTTTTTCCGCCTTTACTGAAAATGACCTCAGAGTTTATGCTTTACATTGTTATTGCTTCATATAACAGAACTGCTCTTTACCatcattattgtttattttgataGAAGTTCCATTAATATTTACAtcactgctgtcacatgatcTGATCAGATGATCAGAAAACAGTTATGAAGGCACAAAATTTGTTATTATATCACAGCACAGTTAAATTCTcgaatctgactggtcagatgGTGTTGCTTAATTTTATATAACACTAGCTTATCATTTCTATACTAACAGGTAGGTTTATAAAAGTTGcttcacataaacagattaaaataagTGTGTAATCACtgaatatggtgaagttttctgaaaAGACAATTATTAATGCAATAATAAGAAGGCATGtattacagtgattttatcacCGATAAAGGTGTTTTTAGGCACATCACAAAGCAGACTACTTCTTTACCCATAATAAAATAACTGAAGCATGCCCTTGCATGGCTCCTCACTTTtataaaacagcaacaaaaaaaaaaaaaagaagaagaagaatatggCAGCTTAAGTGTTACGGTTTTATTGGTTCAAAACCTGGTGCATTAGTATAGAATTATTGTGATGTGGTCACAGGTGTGCACAAGGATCTTACAATGGCTTTgaaccaatcagattttagaACCTTATAATCTTATAATTTATGGATGGTGTCTCAAGTGTCTGTTCTTTAtaccagtcagaggtaaaaGTTTTAACCCTACCGTTTTGCAGCTTAGGTTTTTGGacataggaaagtcttcaggtcaATTATTTTGATCAGTATAGAGATCAACATGTCTTATGGACAATGTGAAAGACAATATCCCTTCAAACATATAATTCTATTGTCAAAATGATATAACTCCACCACTAAATGCAACCAAACAGTTAAAACATACAAATGGGGTGATGCACCAGAAACTCATGAATCTCTCATGAGTTTATTTAACTTCAAATCTCAAATGTGaagtaaaatttaaaaagaccATGAGGTGAGACAATGATTACAATCAAACAGTCATAGGAGCCGATTCTTAACCGTCACAGCAATACCAATTTACTTGAGTGAGTTTACTAGACCTGAAATAcaagggtatgcaaacttttgacaAGGGTCATTTGTTATTATGttagttattattatgattaaaataataattggaAATTTCTGTGCTGATAGATAGCTTCATCTGAGCACTATtactaaataaattaaatgtgtttTCTATGCTCACTCATATTTTCTAAAAAATGGAGCAGAATCTTactatgtgtttgttttgtacCTGTGAAAAGATGGGGAAATTTAATGGGTAGAATGACTGCCTCTTTCAGTGCCTCTTTGGCTCCTTCTAAGCCAGCAACATCACTCCACTTAATGTTTGGCTTCTCCATGACAATGGCACCTGCAAAACATAACAATACCTAATATCTACATACATGACACGCTCTTTATTAATGTAACACTGAGACATTTCATAATAAAATTGAAGAACATTACAAAATCATCGATTTGTGCTTGCTTAAAGTCTCTGACTGAAACAAAACTAGCCACAACAAGATGTTAAATGCAGCTAAGAAACCCCACACACCTTGAAGTTGATTCTGCAATTTCTTCTTCTCtgaatcatcaccatcatcaccgtCATTCCTGTCAAAAGACATTTTGGTTAATAAAGAGCCTACGGATCCTAATGGTGGTGAATTCAACAGCTGGTTTGTGCAGCAAGACTGACCCTTTGTCATTGGACACTTTGACAGGCTTGGTAGGTGGctgcttttctgtctttttcagaTAATCCTTCAGCTGCTCAGCTCTGTCCAGGTAGTCTTTACACTTCGCCCTGATGCTTTGCTTGGCCTTTTCACCCTGAGCTTCATCTGCAGGACCGAGCACAGTGTAATGCAGCATTTTATCTAAAATTCCACATTCCACAGATGACTGATAAAGGATTCAATCCACGTAAGGATTCAGTTTGTAATCTAGGACCTGGTTTATACCTGGCTGCTTAGCGAGATTTGGTGTCAGAGCCAAATCAGGATGAGTAGGGAAAGAATTAGGTAGTTTAGACATTGAGAACTTTTGGTAAATACAGTCAAGCTGATGTTAATAAGCTTAATTCACACAGTGCTTCACTTACACTTCACTGCATGTAGAAAGTATTGAATAGAATGCTGATAGAGGCGCAAAGCTTCCTCGTAGTTTTTGGCCTTGTCCTCCTCTGAAGCCTTGGTGGCCAAGTCAATGGCTTTCTATTGCACAAAAAAGGAAGAACGTCAGTTCTTTTTCAGGAAGTTCATGTTCAGAATTGATTTAACTATAGTCAGTGAATCGAAAtatagagaaaaataaaatatatagataCGTGTCATGCAACTGCCATGAAGCATTTTCTGATCTAGCTAAATAACATTAAGGGCAAGTTTATACAAATGGAATATTCTgaataacattaaaatgactGTTGAATTAAACAACTAAAGTAGTACAATGGGATTCACAGGGTAGTTTTAAATCATTTGGCTCACTTTCATTTCTTCTTTACCACTATCGACATCTCGTTTGTTATTTTTCTAGTGTCAATTGCACCTTGTTCCACTTCCTTGCAACTTAGCTCAGGGGTCTGACTACAAAATCTGCTTTTTTGGCACTGTAACATTGCAAAAAATAGTAATCAGCCTATATCTGTAATAATtaccaaattattattattcttgttgTCAGAGTGGCACTGGCTCCCCTGGCCCGCCTATGACTGTTAGGGGCGTAACAATTTAACAATTTGGATTGATCTATAAATTTAAAAGGCAACAACTGACATGAATCTATACAAATCATAATTCAATTACTACaggttataaataaattattatggACTATAATTTATTATACAATCGACTCGAATCATtgcagattcagtggtatcagCAAACATCCAGTTGTTGACTTATGAATCAAAATCGTACCGTATCAGCTTCAGTGATATCGTCATGTATCAAATCATTGTCCAAATCATACTGTACTGAAGTTTACACCCATAATGCCTATAGCAGACCAACCcttctgaaaaaaaaccccaatagaaacAATCACAGTaattcaagtggtttccacaacaaataccattacaaaccataagctaaccattaaaaccattaccattattcgtccttaatggtatccactagacataacatgccaccaatagaaggcaacaagttaccagtagaga
This genomic interval carries:
- the LOC108270689 gene encoding vacuolar protein sorting-associated protein 4B, whose translation is MANSNLQKAIDLATKASEEDKAKNYEEALRLYQHSIQYFLHAVKYEAQGEKAKQSIRAKCKDYLDRAEQLKDYLKKTEKQPPTKPVKVSNDKGNDGDDGDDSEKKKLQNQLQGAIVMEKPNIKWSDVAGLEGAKEALKEAVILPIKFPHLFTGKRTPWRGILLFGPPGTGKSYLAKAVATEANNSTFFSISSSDLVSKWLGESEKLVKNLFTLARQHKPSIIFIDEIDSLCGSRSDNESEAARRIKTEFLVQMQGVGNDNEGILVLGATNIPWTLDSAIRRRFEKRIYIPLPEQHARSFMFKLNLGTTPNNLTDNDFITLGQKTESYSGADISIIVRDALMQPIRKVQMATHFKKTCGKTWNNQDVIADDLLTPCSPSDPNAIKMTWVDVEADKLLEPIVSMEDMLRSLEKTKPTVNDEDLKKLVKFTEDFGQEG